One part of the Lotus japonicus ecotype B-129 chromosome 2, LjGifu_v1.2 genome encodes these proteins:
- the LOC130736679 gene encoding uncharacterized protein LOC130736679, whose amino-acid sequence MVETRQTSRRPVPTPEGHVETVNETTDRRTPPPPAQHPPPPTPQPQPPRSPEPAAITPHAAHEALCRLEARIRAMEEDNGAGREQVHSRRIRDTQEEIHMLRARLRQLEEQETQSRPQPAFSQDEETNGGPIPPPTTRKHAAGHPRPSGWPAIHHGDATPPPEPIQAQEPIPDSG is encoded by the coding sequence ATGGTAGAGACACGTCAGACTTCACGCCGTCCTGTTCCAACTCCTGAAGGCCATGTAGAGACTGTCAACGAAACTACGGATCGCAGAACCCCTCCTCCTCCTGCGCAACATCCTCCTCCCCCGACCCCTCAACCTCAGCCCCCTCGCTCGCCGGAACCCGCGGCCATTACCCCACATGCGGCCCATGAGGCACTCTGCCGCTTAGAGGCTCGCATCCGGGCAATGGAAGAGGACAATGGGGCGGGGCGAGAGCAGGTCCATAGTAGGAGGATTCGCGACACTCAAGAGGAGATTCACATGCTCCGAGCACGTCTGCGACAACTTGAAGAGCAGGAAACTCAATCGCGCCCCCAGCCCGCGTTTTCCCAGGACGAGGAGACGAACGGGGGCCCGATCCCACCCCCTACTACCAGGAAGCACGCCGCCGGGCACCCGCGGCCGAGCGGGTGGCCAGCCATACACCACGGAGACGCTACTCCCCCGCCGGAGCCCATCCAGGCGCAGGAGCCCATCCCCGACTCGGGATAG